The Peribacillus simplex genome contains the following window.
CGTCCATGCTGGATACAATTGCTGCATGCGGAGATGTAAACCGGAATGTAATGTGTAATTCGATTCCATTTCAATCCGAAATCCACTCGGAAGTATATGAATGGTCGAAAAAATTGAGTGATTATTTATTGCCACGTACAAGGGCGTACCATGAAATCTGGCTAGATGAAGAAAAAGTCGTCGGTACACCTGAATTGGAAGAAGTTGAACCAATGTACGGACCGCTTTATTTACCAAGGAAGTTTAAAATAGGCATTGCGGTTCCTCCATCCAATGACATTGATGTTTACTCCCAGGACCTTGGCTTCATAGCAATTGTTGAAAGTGGAAAACTCGTTGGTTTTAATGTGGCGATCGGGGGCGGTATGGGAATGTCCCACGGTGATAAGGCGACATACCCCCAGCTAGCCAAAGTAATTGGATTTTGCCAGCCAGACAAAATAGTGGATGTGGCTGAGAAGATCATTACAATTCAGCGTGATTACGGAAACCGCTCCGTCCGGAAAAATGCACGGTTCAAGTATACGGTTGACAGGCTTGGGCTCGAAGCGGTAAAGGCTGAACTTGAAAATCGGTTAGGATGGAAGCTGGAGGAAGCGAGAACATATCATTTTGATAATAATGGTGACCGCTATGGCTGGGTAAAAGGCATGCAAGGAAAATGGCATTTTACATTATTCGTCGAGGGTGGCCGAATCGCCGATATCAATGATTACAAGCTGATGACCGGTTTGCGCGAAATCGCAAAAATCCATACGGGTGATTTCCGTTTGACCGCCAATCAAAACCTGATCATTGCCGATGTATCAAGTCAGCAAAAGAAAAAGATCATAGAATTGCTTGAAACATACGGTTTGACGGATGGTGCACATCATTCAGCCCTCCGCCGCAGCTCGATCGCATGCGTGGCGCTTCCAACATGCGGATTGGCAATGGCAGAAGCAGAGCGTTATTTGCCGGTTCTGCTTGATAAAATTGAGATCATCGTTGATGAAAACGGACTGCGGAACGAAGAAATCACGATAAGAATGACCGGTTGCCCGAATGGTTGTGCCCGGCATGCACTCGGAGAAATTGGTTTTATAGGTAAAGCACCTGGCAAATATAATATGTATCTCGGTGCAGCATTTGATGGAAGCAGGCTAAGCAAAATGTACCGTGAAAACATCGGTGAAGAAGAGATTTTAAAAGAGTTGCGTGTACTTCTTTCCCGTTATGCGAAAGAACGTCAGCAAGGAGAGCATTTTGGGGATTTTGTCATCAATGCGGGCATTGTTAAAGAAGTGACGGATGGTACGAATTTTCATGATTAATTATAACGAACGAGAGACAGGAATGGATTCCTGTCTCTTTTTAATGGAAATGTTAACGGAAGTCGAGATATAACCTAGCTTTGACTATTTTAGAGATT
Protein-coding sequences here:
- the cysI gene encoding assimilatory sulfite reductase (NADPH) hemoprotein subunit, which encodes MVNPLLKAPEGLPSDVEQIKEKSDYLRGTLGEVMQDRISAGIPDDDNRLMKHHGSYLQDDRDLRNERQKQKLEPAYQFMLRVRMAGGVAQPSQWLVMDDLAQKYGNGTLKLTTRQTFQMHGILKWNMKKTIQEIHASMLDTIAACGDVNRNVMCNSIPFQSEIHSEVYEWSKKLSDYLLPRTRAYHEIWLDEEKVVGTPELEEVEPMYGPLYLPRKFKIGIAVPPSNDIDVYSQDLGFIAIVESGKLVGFNVAIGGGMGMSHGDKATYPQLAKVIGFCQPDKIVDVAEKIITIQRDYGNRSVRKNARFKYTVDRLGLEAVKAELENRLGWKLEEARTYHFDNNGDRYGWVKGMQGKWHFTLFVEGGRIADINDYKLMTGLREIAKIHTGDFRLTANQNLIIADVSSQQKKKIIELLETYGLTDGAHHSALRRSSIACVALPTCGLAMAEAERYLPVLLDKIEIIVDENGLRNEEITIRMTGCPNGCARHALGEIGFIGKAPGKYNMYLGAAFDGSRLSKMYRENIGEEEILKELRVLLSRYAKERQQGEHFGDFVINAGIVKEVTDGTNFHD